One region of Fibrobacter sp. genomic DNA includes:
- a CDS encoding DUF374 domain-containing protein gives MFGAVTRAFGAIKVNLAALLGELWMRSLRVRIDAPADFGPGILGCWHRDLLASFAAFKGRGVHALVSESGDGEFLARAIARMGFWVSRGSDTHGSLNVRHLVQTLKEGGTVGMALDGPRGPALQVKPGTPWLSKVSGRPIWLICPRYGAHFRLKTWDNFVVPLPLSSIDIRIKYFCQEETKKQKE, from the coding sequence ATGTTTGGTGCAGTAACGCGCGCGTTCGGCGCGATTAAGGTGAATTTGGCCGCCCTGCTCGGGGAATTGTGGATGCGCAGCCTGCGGGTCCGCATCGACGCCCCCGCCGATTTCGGGCCGGGCATCCTGGGTTGCTGGCACCGCGACCTGCTGGCGAGTTTCGCCGCGTTCAAGGGCAGGGGAGTGCACGCTCTCGTCTCGGAATCCGGCGATGGGGAATTCCTCGCCCGTGCCATCGCCCGCATGGGCTTCTGGGTCAGCCGCGGTTCGGACACGCACGGTTCGCTCAACGTGCGCCATTTGGTACAAACTCTCAAGGAAGGCGGAACCGTGGGCATGGCGCTCGACGGTCCCCGCGGTCCGGCACTGCAGGTCAAGCCGGGTACGCCCTGGCTTTCTAAAGTTTCCGGCCGCCCGATATGGCTTATCTGCCCGCGCTACGGCGCGCATTTCCGCCTCAAGACCTGGGATAATTTTGTCGTTCCCTTGCCGTTGTCATCAATTGACATTCGAATTAAGTATTTTTGCCAAGAAGAAACAAAAAAACAAAAGGAGTAA
- a CDS encoding PolC-type DNA polymerase III, which produces MITLPPKFVAFDLETTGLVNTKDEIVEIGAVKFTVAVEKGKVVPKLISEFNTLVNPNMMIPEEASRVNHITDAMVKDAPPVGECLKKFTAFCGQGSILLAHNAPFDVGFLRVAYSKNPQYVPGNPAIDSLVVARTILPELDNHKLGYMANLFMKRGEFTMKIDSAKMHRAVYDCEMLMEVFVALMRRRFKEKDWEMANIMASLAKYKGLPLFINKPN; this is translated from the coding sequence GTGATTACATTGCCGCCAAAATTTGTCGCGTTTGACCTCGAAACGACCGGGCTTGTGAATACCAAGGATGAAATCGTCGAAATCGGTGCCGTGAAGTTCACCGTGGCCGTAGAAAAGGGCAAGGTAGTGCCCAAGCTCATCTCCGAGTTCAACACGCTGGTGAACCCGAACATGATGATTCCCGAAGAGGCTTCTCGCGTGAACCACATTACCGACGCCATGGTGAAGGACGCTCCCCCGGTGGGCGAGTGCCTCAAGAAGTTCACCGCGTTCTGCGGGCAGGGCTCCATTCTGCTTGCGCACAACGCTCCCTTCGACGTCGGCTTCTTGCGCGTGGCCTACTCCAAGAACCCGCAGTACGTTCCCGGCAACCCCGCTATCGACAGCCTGGTGGTCGCCCGTACGATTCTGCCCGAGCTCGACAACCACAAGCTCGGTTACATGGCGAACCTCTTCATGAAGCGCGGCGAGTTCACGATGAAGATCGATTCCGCGAAGATGCACCGCGCCGTGTACGACTGCGAGATGCTCATGGAAGTGTTCGTGGCGCTCATGCGCCGCCGGTTCAAGGAAAAGGACTGGGAAATGGCGAACATCATGGCGAGCCTCGCCAAGTACAAGGGCCTCCCGCTGTTCATCAACAAGCCGAACTAA
- a CDS encoding 4-alpha-glucanotransferase, with translation MRYGDISSFQSGVAVPLFSLRSRAGIGIGEYLDLIPFAKWCRMCDFDIIQLLPVNDTGAEASPYSARSAFALNPVFINIQAVQGSGEFESEIEEAKSEFDHQTKIDYYKISTWKRTILRRIFDNRYDQIKKDKSLAKWIDSNTWAKAYCVYSTLKAQNGESSWKDWKKYREPTEEDLDKLWTKYRKEVLYQAWMQFVAELQFSAAVGEATKLGVHIKGDIPILINEDSADVWANRNYFSLDDRAGAPPDMFSYSGQNWGFPTYRWDVIEKDGFRWWKDRLAQASKFYHAYRIDHVLGFFRIWSIPQREVTGILGRFNPCIPLTWELLHNAGFSRETLEYLRRPNYSVDQLRAFLGEETENLVSVYFESLPNEATRFVFKPEFYNERAITSLDEPQNVKDALLKVYWNRIFIPAGDENTFYPFWYWYNQPVLGTLPQYEQDKLKDIIHANEAAQEGLWEENATKLLTILAKETDMLVCAEDLGAVPNCVPVVLKKLNILSLRIERWARNWNAPYSPYYEMAEYPRLSVCTTSCHDTSSLRGLWEEKDFDRDLYWSHAQMTGKAPEKLTPPVVRNILTHVFSSNSMFCILPVQDYFALSSTLSEIPAEEERVNIPGTVGGNNWTYRLPLTVDDLETFTALNSEIRKLVDTRRRRPMWKI, from the coding sequence ATGCGTTACGGTGATATTTCTTCTTTCCAGAGCGGCGTAGCCGTCCCCCTCTTCAGTCTCCGCAGCAGAGCCGGCATCGGCATCGGCGAATACCTCGACCTCATCCCGTTTGCCAAATGGTGCAGGATGTGCGACTTCGACATCATCCAGCTCTTGCCGGTGAACGACACGGGCGCCGAGGCCAGCCCCTACAGCGCGCGGAGCGCCTTCGCACTGAACCCGGTTTTCATCAACATCCAGGCGGTGCAAGGTTCCGGCGAGTTCGAATCCGAAATCGAGGAAGCGAAATCGGAATTCGACCACCAGACAAAAATTGACTATTACAAGATTTCCACGTGGAAGCGCACGATACTGCGCCGCATCTTCGACAACCGCTACGACCAAATCAAGAAGGACAAGAGCCTCGCGAAATGGATCGACAGCAACACCTGGGCGAAGGCTTACTGCGTATACAGCACGCTCAAGGCCCAGAACGGAGAATCCAGTTGGAAAGACTGGAAGAAATACCGCGAGCCCACCGAAGAAGACCTCGACAAGCTTTGGACCAAGTACCGCAAGGAAGTCCTGTACCAGGCATGGATGCAGTTCGTAGCCGAGCTGCAGTTCTCGGCCGCCGTGGGCGAAGCCACCAAGCTCGGAGTCCACATCAAGGGAGACATTCCCATCCTCATCAACGAGGACAGCGCCGACGTCTGGGCCAACCGCAATTACTTCTCGCTCGACGACCGCGCGGGCGCACCTCCTGACATGTTCAGCTACAGCGGGCAGAACTGGGGATTCCCCACCTACCGCTGGGACGTCATCGAGAAAGACGGTTTCCGCTGGTGGAAAGACCGCCTCGCGCAGGCGAGCAAGTTCTACCACGCCTACCGCATAGACCACGTGCTCGGTTTCTTCCGCATCTGGTCTATCCCGCAGCGCGAAGTCACGGGAATCCTCGGGCGCTTCAACCCGTGCATCCCGCTTACCTGGGAACTGCTCCACAACGCAGGCTTCAGCCGCGAGACGCTCGAATACCTGCGCCGCCCGAACTACTCCGTGGACCAGCTCCGCGCATTCCTCGGCGAAGAGACCGAGAACCTCGTCTCTGTCTACTTCGAGAGCCTCCCGAACGAGGCCACCCGATTCGTGTTCAAGCCGGAATTCTACAACGAGCGCGCCATCACTTCGCTCGACGAGCCGCAGAACGTGAAGGACGCCCTCCTCAAGGTCTACTGGAACCGCATCTTTATCCCGGCGGGCGACGAGAATACCTTCTACCCGTTCTGGTACTGGTACAACCAGCCCGTGCTCGGCACGCTCCCGCAATACGAGCAGGACAAGCTGAAGGACATCATCCACGCGAACGAAGCCGCGCAGGAAGGCCTGTGGGAAGAGAACGCCACCAAGCTGCTTACCATACTCGCGAAGGAAACCGACATGTTGGTGTGCGCCGAAGACCTCGGTGCTGTCCCGAACTGCGTGCCGGTCGTACTGAAGAAGCTCAACATCCTTTCGCTGCGCATCGAACGCTGGGCCCGCAACTGGAACGCGCCGTATTCGCCCTACTACGAAATGGCGGAATACCCGCGCCTCTCCGTGTGCACCACGAGCTGCCACGACACCTCGAGCCTCCGCGGGCTCTGGGAAGAGAAGGACTTCGACCGTGACCTGTACTGGTCGCACGCGCAGATGACCGGCAAGGCGCCCGAAAAGCTCACCCCGCCGGTGGTCCGCAACATCCTCACGCACGTGTTCTCGTCGAACAGCATGTTCTGCATCTTGCCGGTGCAGGACTACTTCGCGCTCTCCTCGACGCTTTCCGAAATACCCGCCGAAGAAGAACGCGTGAACATCCCGGGAACCGTGGGCGGCAACAACTGGACTTACAGACTCCCGCTGACCGTCGATGACCTCGAGACCTTCACCGCGCTGAATTCCGAAATCCGCAAGCTGGTCGACACCCGCAGGCGCCGCCCCATGTGGAAGATTTAA
- a CDS encoding DNA alkylation repair protein, whose protein sequence is MLRFTQEILLALRAIANEEEAHEMSKKTREQFDFLGIRLVPRREVTYPIFDRNPPKDDAELVARVEDMWSQPYREIQYAACDYLFRHKDLLGGQHLNFLKKLIKTRAWRDTVDTLAACILGDLALRLPALRSKITAWIRDPNIWVRRSAIIFQIQYKDRTDWPLLRQFCLTCAKEDDYYIRNGIGRALSEYARINPTEVRRFVQDNSFAEQTTQEILRLI, encoded by the coding sequence ATGTTAAGGTTCACTCAAGAAATACTACTTGCACTACGTGCTATCGCGAACGAAGAAGAAGCACACGAGATGTCCAAGAAGACGAGGGAACAATTCGATTTCCTCGGCATCAGGCTGGTCCCGCGGCGCGAAGTCACTTACCCGATATTCGACAGGAACCCGCCCAAAGATGACGCTGAACTCGTAGCCAGGGTCGAAGACATGTGGTCGCAGCCTTACCGCGAAATCCAGTACGCGGCATGCGATTACCTCTTCCGCCACAAGGATCTTCTCGGCGGTCAGCACCTTAACTTTCTGAAAAAACTTATCAAGACCCGCGCTTGGAGAGATACGGTCGACACGCTCGCCGCCTGCATCCTGGGCGACCTCGCCCTCAGGCTTCCCGCGCTGCGCAGCAAAATCACCGCATGGATTCGCGACCCGAACATCTGGGTCCGCCGTAGCGCCATCATCTTCCAGATCCAGTACAAGGACCGCACCGACTGGCCGCTCCTGCGCCAGTTCTGCCTCACTTGCGCCAAGGAAGACGACTATTATATTAGGAACGGTATCGGGCGCGCGCTCTCCGAATACGCACGCATCAACCCGACCGAAGTGCGCCGCTTCGTGCAAGACAACAGCTTCGCCGAACAGACCACGCAAGAAATCCTGCGACTTATTTAA
- the rpmB gene encoding 50S ribosomal protein L28: MSRICEVTGKAGLVGNMVSHSNRKKLMKQLPNLQKKRFYIPEEDRWVTLRVSAAGLRTISKLGIQAVAQELGI; the protein is encoded by the coding sequence ATGAGCCGCATTTGTGAAGTTACCGGTAAGGCCGGCCTCGTGGGTAACATGGTTTCCCACTCCAACCGCAAGAAGTTGATGAAGCAGCTTCCCAACCTCCAGAAGAAGCGCTTCTACATCCCCGAAGAAGATCGCTGGGTAACCCTCCGCGTGAGCGCTGCCGGTCTCCGCACCATCAGCAAGCTCGGCATCCAGGCCGTCGCCCAGGAACTCGGAATCTAA
- a CDS encoding glycosyltransferase N-terminal domain-containing protein gives MFNALDIARSAIGTAAKAVARVPVADKRFRINERLEGPWPEGPFLWLHGASLGECKMLLNLAKFLQQDIADCPRILITTQKAEVLEYLRNAMPTPSIEACIAPADTPAAMAKFAKKAKPIALVLGENELWPGYLSTMKRLSYRPSVAIVSGRYHASIPGIDFSTIGFASMQTGADLSRLMNVASRSNIGSPIIGGDWKLLPWARGNKPATNDANPSAEGDAAGAEKTVDTFFVSIHYSEWSSLYRMLSFSLLQNESMVLAPRRLEEVEQFRKALAEKKIPVVEWPEVQKGAISMVNKFGITAEIFAVSKTAVVGGSFSRFLGVHDFWEPLQAGVRTSIGPYSAGQAENVATLVREGVLTQLRGPEDYPRRNIADTRNIERFLAHEREKLEDSYTQFVEFLSDLLPTPNAK, from the coding sequence ATGTTTAACGCGCTGGACATCGCCCGCTCCGCTATCGGCACCGCCGCAAAGGCTGTGGCGCGTGTCCCCGTCGCAGACAAACGGTTTCGTATAAACGAACGTTTGGAAGGTCCATGGCCCGAAGGTCCGTTCCTCTGGCTGCACGGAGCAAGTCTCGGCGAATGCAAGATGCTCCTGAACCTCGCGAAGTTCCTGCAGCAAGACATCGCGGACTGCCCGAGAATCCTTATCACCACGCAGAAGGCGGAAGTACTCGAATACCTCCGCAACGCCATGCCGACGCCGAGCATCGAAGCCTGCATAGCCCCGGCCGATACACCGGCGGCAATGGCAAAGTTCGCAAAAAAGGCGAAGCCCATCGCGCTCGTCCTGGGCGAGAACGAACTGTGGCCGGGCTACCTATCCACCATGAAGCGGCTGAGCTACAGGCCCTCCGTCGCCATAGTCTCGGGCCGCTACCACGCCTCCATACCGGGCATAGACTTTTCTACCATCGGGTTCGCGAGCATGCAGACCGGCGCCGACCTTTCGCGCCTGATGAACGTGGCGTCGCGCTCGAACATCGGCAGCCCCATCATCGGCGGCGACTGGAAGCTCCTCCCCTGGGCGCGCGGCAACAAACCCGCGACAAACGACGCCAATCCCTCAGCAGAGGGCGATGCCGCCGGAGCCGAAAAGACCGTCGACACTTTCTTCGTCTCGATACACTATTCGGAATGGTCGAGCCTCTATCGCATGTTGTCGTTCTCCTTGCTGCAGAACGAATCCATGGTGCTCGCCCCGCGCAGGCTCGAAGAAGTGGAACAGTTCCGCAAGGCGCTCGCCGAAAAGAAGATTCCCGTCGTCGAATGGCCCGAAGTCCAGAAAGGCGCCATCTCGATGGTAAACAAGTTCGGCATCACCGCCGAAATATTCGCCGTCTCGAAAACCGCGGTCGTCGGAGGCTCGTTCAGCCGCTTCCTCGGCGTGCACGACTTCTGGGAGCCGCTCCAGGCCGGAGTCCGCACCAGCATCGGGCCCTATTCCGCAGGCCAGGCCGAAAACGTGGCCACCCTCGTGCGCGAAGGCGTGCTCACGCAGCTCCGCGGGCCCGAGGACTACCCCCGCAGGAACATCGCCGACACCAGGAACATCGAGCGGTTCCTCGCCCACGAGCGGGAAAAGCTAGAAGATTCGTACACGCAGTTCGTGGAATTCCTGAGCGATCTGCTCCCAACCCCAAACGCGAAATAA
- the ispH gene encoding 4-hydroxy-3-methylbut-2-enyl diphosphate reductase: MKKIVLATPRGFCAGVDRAIHVVEKALEKYGTSIYMRHEIVHNKFVVDTLKEKGVIFVDEVDEVPEGSVVIFSAHGVAEHVYADAEARHLKVLDASCPLVLKVHYSAKRHYTAGRHIILIGHAGHAEVVGTLGQLPEGAISLIQNENDVATVQVPEGKELAYITQTTLSVAETRKIIEALKARFPGIIGPNAGDLCYATGNRQAAVLDLCKQVDMLLVVGAKNSSNSSRLMELGLEQGIKSYLIADVNDLDPAWFDGVESVGISSGASAPEVLVQEVVEWLKAKFAPLNIENFIKLVESTKFNLPKELQD; the protein is encoded by the coding sequence ATGAAGAAGATTGTACTTGCCACCCCCCGCGGGTTCTGCGCCGGTGTCGACCGCGCCATCCACGTAGTCGAGAAGGCCCTTGAAAAATACGGCACATCCATCTACATGCGCCACGAAATCGTGCACAACAAGTTCGTCGTCGACACCCTCAAAGAGAAGGGCGTCATTTTCGTGGACGAGGTGGACGAAGTTCCCGAAGGTTCCGTCGTCATTTTCTCGGCCCACGGGGTCGCAGAACACGTATACGCCGACGCCGAAGCGCGCCACCTGAAGGTCCTCGACGCGAGCTGCCCGCTGGTGCTCAAGGTCCACTACAGCGCCAAGCGCCACTACACCGCTGGCCGCCATATCATCTTGATTGGCCACGCGGGCCACGCCGAAGTGGTCGGCACGCTCGGGCAGCTCCCCGAAGGCGCCATCTCGCTCATCCAGAACGAGAATGACGTAGCGACGGTCCAGGTGCCCGAGGGCAAGGAACTCGCCTACATCACGCAGACCACGCTCTCCGTGGCCGAAACCCGCAAGATCATCGAGGCCCTCAAGGCCCGTTTCCCGGGTATTATCGGCCCCAACGCAGGCGACCTCTGCTACGCGACAGGCAACCGCCAGGCCGCGGTGCTCGATCTGTGCAAGCAGGTCGACATGCTCCTGGTCGTCGGGGCGAAAAACTCCTCCAATTCCAGCCGTCTCATGGAACTCGGGCTCGAACAGGGCATCAAGAGCTACCTCATCGCCGACGTGAACGACCTCGATCCGGCCTGGTTCGACGGCGTCGAATCGGTCGGTATTTCGAGCGGAGCCTCCGCACCCGAGGTGCTGGTCCAGGAGGTCGTGGAGTGGCTGAAGGCCAAATTTGCCCCCCTAAACATCGAAAATTTCATAAAATTGGTCGAATCGACCAAATTTAACCTTCCCAAGGAACTGCAAGATTAA